The genomic window TCACGGCTCCTAAGTTTGTTCGGTTTCTGAGCAATGGCCTGCGGACTGTGGAATTTCCGCTATGAGACCGTCAGGGCCAAACCTTCGCATCCCCTTTACTGCACGCCGAGGCCCGGTCGAACCGACCGGGCCTCACTTGTGCCTTAGGATTGCTCGTTATCGGGGTCTCCTTCCGCCTGGACTCCCTCGCGACCAATCCGCATCAGGTGGACCGGTCCCGGCTCCCCGGGGATATCGACGGTCCGCAGGTGGCGGAACCCGGCTTTCTCGTATGCCCGGATGGCCGCGGTGTTCCCTTCCTCCGGGGTGATCACACAACTGACCACGCCGGGCCGGGCGAAGACCCCTTCTTTCAAGAACCGGTTCAGGACCACCGGTCCGAGGCCGCGGCCACGCCACCGTTCTTCGCCGATGAAGAGGTCGAGGCTGGCCGCCTCCTCGGTGAGCTTGAGGTGAACGGCGTAGGACGGGTGATCCCGCCAAAGGTACGTCTGGATGTAGCCGATCGGGGTCCCGTTCAAAAGGATCAGGTACGGATCGGTCGGGACCTGACCGCTGATCCGTGGGCCGTACTTGGCCGTTATCTCATCGAGTGACCTGGCCGCGCCCTGGTTCCAAATCTGCCGGATCCCGTCGCTGTTGATCCACCCGTGAAGGAGGGGGAGGTCTTCGAGCGCCATCCGGCGGAAGGTTATCTTGTCGACTGCCGTCGATACTCACTCTCTGAGCCGATAGCCCGCCTGACGGCCGCCTTGATCCCCTCCATGTTCGGCACGGCCAGGTTCTCCAACGGCTTGGCGAAGGGGATCGGGATGTCCAGCCCGGCGCAGCGGACCAGCGGTGCCTTCAACACGCCGAACCACCTGGAAGCCGCGACCGCCCCGACTTCGGCCCCGACGCCTCCGGTCAGGCAGCCCTCCTCGACGACGACCAGCCGTCCGGTCTTACGGACCGAGGCCTCCAGCGTCTCCCAATCGAAGGGGACCAGCGTCCGCGGGTCGATCACCTCGGCCTGGAGGCCCTCCTCGGCCGCCAGTTCCTCGGCCGCCTGCAGGGCCAGCGGGACCATCCCCAGGACGGCCAGCACGGTGACGTCCCGGCCCGGCC from Bacillota bacterium includes these protein-coding regions:
- a CDS encoding GNAT family N-acetyltransferase → MALEDLPLLHGWINSDGIRQIWNQGAARSLDEITAKYGPRISGQVPTDPYLILLNGTPIGYIQTYLWRDHPSYAVHLKLTEEAASLDLFIGEERWRGRGLGPVVLNRFLKEGVFARPGVVSCVITPEEGNTAAIRAYEKAGFRHLRTVDIPGEPGPVHLMRIGREGVQAEGDPDNEQS